The Cucurbita pepo subsp. pepo cultivar mu-cu-16 chromosome LG05, ASM280686v2, whole genome shotgun sequence nucleotide sequence atttatttatttttttacagtTTTTGTAAAACttagattaaaattatttattttacaaaatctaCCTTACGCTATTAATTACGTCAAATTAAATCAACAATTTACATCCAAActagatttaaaaaaacattccaattttcaaaaaaataaataataataataataattaaacggttaattttcaatttgttttttaatctaGTCGTTATTTAACTTAAATATTCAATTCAATGATCTGAAACAGAGATTCATATGACTAGAGAACCTGACCAAACTAaaccataaatattaaagGGTTACAACTATACtcacttttaagattattataaaaattaaaaatatttgacgtttgtaactGATGTTAGTGCTGCATTGTAAccaagattttagttattactCTAACTGGTGAACTCTGTTCCAGTTGTTTGGATCACCAactcaaaattctaatttctttaagataaaaaaaaaagaagagatatttgtttatataattaaaaaagaaaaaaaaaaggaattaaataATGGGTATGGTGTTTGGGACGTTAAAGTGTGTTGAATATGATGCCAACTCACATTAAGTAATATGTAACCATCATCCAGCTCAGTCTTCAACACAACCAACAGTTCCCCCACTTTCCCCTTCCTCCTCCCTTCTTTCCTCCCAGATTTCCCCCATGGCTGACGCTTCCAACAACCCCGAATCGGCGGCGCCACCCTCCAATCCTCCGCCGCAGCCGGCCGAAGAAGAAGCCCCCAAAGACGTCGCCGAGGAGAAAGCTGTAATTCCACCTCCCCCTCCACCCGTCGAAGACAAACCCGACGACTCCAAAGCCCTTGTTCTAGTTGAAAGTAAATAATCAACAAACCCACCTTTTATTTCATGTGTTTTACATAAATCCGTCGTTAATTTTCAGCTCAGAGTTGAATTTAGGGCTTTTTAATCGATTATCTTGCTCTGTTATTCTCTGTGTTCTGTTCTTGTGTTCTTCAGAGGTTTCAGAACCAGATGAACCCAAATCCACTGAGGGCTCTGTAAACAGAggttttaattacaaaaacccttaattcttttcttaattattgtttgtttcaatgaaatttaagagttaatttaattgttcAGATGCTGTTCTAGCAAAAGTTGCAACAGAGAAGAGGTTGTCGCTGATTAAAGCTTGGGAAGAAAGTGAGAAATCAAAGGCTGAAAACAAGTAAGATTGTTTCATTTCCTCACCATTCTCTTCGATTTcgttttgaaattgaaattcacTGAAACCCCTTTGAGCAGAGCTCACAAGAAGCTGTCCTCTGTTGTGGCATGGGAGAATAGCAGAAAAGCGTCTGTGGAGGCTGAGTTGAAGAAGATTGAGGTACCCATTCCTCTGTTCGGATACCCATTTTGGGTGTCGTTCTTGGGGTTTTGTTAATTGTACGGAAATTTGATTTGCAGGAAAgcttggagaagaagaaggctgAATACgttgagaaaatgaagaacagaatTGCTCTGCTTCACAAATCTGCGGAGGAGAAGAGGGCGGTGATCGAAGCTATGCGCGGAGAAGATCTTCTGAAGGCGGAGGAGACGGCGGCGAAGTATCGCGCCACTGGTACTGCACCGAAGAAGCTTTTTGGGTGCTTTTAGAACTGAATGTGTCTGGTCTGATCACTGATTAGTGTTTTGTTGTCTTGAAATGTTCTTATTATTtggttgttcttgttgtttgtGGTTGATTTATTGGTGTGTCTAGTGAAGgggtttattattatttttaattgtttgtgAATATGATATTTGGACCAACATTACTTTGAATGTAAATCATTTTAAATGCTTgttaagatattttattagagaatacttttgttttctttcgtAAATTTCTTCCAGAATCGAATCGTTTAAATCTACAGTAATATTAAGCCTCTTAGGATCTACGGTAATATTAAGCTTCTATTAATGAGAAGGGAATGTACTATTCATCCACGTGAACCGTtagaaattgttttaattttattatgaattaaaataaaacaatatatacGAGAGCAAGAActctatatttataaaaaatttaaaaaaatttagcgGACAAGACTTATCtaactattttaattatattcctAGCTATAACTCAAACACAAAGTTAAGGGTAGTTTTATTCTCCGAGATTAACTCAACCTAAAagtctaaattattattaaaaataatataatataatagacaatattaaattgtaaataaaataataaaaaaatatcattaaaaattaaataagtaattaCGAGACTTTAGGACATAAATCCCAATAATTAGTTCTTccccaccattttttttttttgcttttgaatTTCTGGGcttagaaaaaaagaacctTTCGAGTTGACTCTGAATTTCGTTTGAGAATTGACACAATTCAAGTTGGACCTTATATTCACTCGagcttttgttttaaaatgattcATCAAGCCCATTCAACTATTATGGGTTGGctcccaattttattttgaaatgacCTATCGAGCCTATTGAACTTATTTTTCTGGCTTTAGAAGATCTTCGATAAAAACATTACGAGATTAGCtcattgaatttaaaaataacacatTTATAGGTTATGATTTGCCAACAAATTCTACGAGTTTTGTATTCTTTGCAATTAAGTAATGTTTTGCTTATCAAGAAGGCTTTGTCATGCTCGATCTGAACATGAACGTGTATCCACAGTTGCtcatataaaaagaaaatcatttacCCACTAATTTCAACCAAGGGAAAGTTCAACCGTATAAGCTTCTTAAAACTCATCAAATAAACAAGAATCTTACCTCATACAACGTGTTCGTAAACTAGGTTAAGTCAgattgagacattttttagactcAATCCAATTGTTcgaattctaaatttttttccaCCTAAACAACTTTttgaacccaactcaacctaaccATAAATTTTGTTGGTTGAATGTCTgagttatttattcaaaaatttatttttaataaaaataaaactgtTAATTCGTAAGACATCTATTTATTCACTTTTAAATAAGATCTGcaactcaattttaatatatatttttaaaaattaaaaataaatttataaaccaaCTCAATCGGGTTGaaattctcaaaaaaaaaaaaaaaaaaaaaaNATtcttaaaattacaaattaactcataaattgtgtttattttattaaatgaaactATATTAAtcttaaatcaatttttaaaaattaataaaagatttttaaaatctatctTGAACATATTAAACGCAAccgattaaataaaaaattaaccgttgaaatacattttaaacactttttaaagtttaataacTATTAAAAACTTAACAATTTATgatcaaaacaagaaaaaaaatatattattattattcctaGAATCACAAAAGTCGttccattaaaattaatttttttctcattaaaaatgaaaataattaaatatccTGCCAGAAATTCTCCcacatctttaaaatttgaaatagttgtaaatcttattataattaaattgaggaaataaatattttccaatAAGTTCATtgtatatctaatatataaattattacatctattaattagatatatttttgttaaattattgttaattcaattttcaaaacttgcattattttatttattattattatttaaataatcaagTATTAAGTCCAGACAGAATGGACTTTTTTCCATGAAAcgacaaattaataaaataacaatatttaaataatttggtaaaccaaattttggcacgtgtaattacaaaatataaataataataataaataaataaatattaaaaaaatatacaatacCATGATTTGAGCTTTCGACCTCGAATAAATAATCATCCAATAATTTTACCTCACCAAGTAAAAATTATGAACGGGAGCTCGATTTCCATGAATTTTCtacgaaaataaatatataattttacgaGAAAATGGTTGAAATAAGAGGTGAATAGGGACGTAGATAGAGAAGGGTTCCCTACCCTTGTCGCTCGCCTCATAAATATCTCTAATTAATAGAAACAACTAAATTTTGGACTAAAAAacccttatttttttttaaaaaaaaaaaattaattgggtCAGAATTATAAACTAATATGCAATTAAATATCGAGAAGAGAAGAATCTCTTTGATAATCTTTagtttagaaaaaaagaacattagGCTTgacattaattaatatatgcATCTTAATTTCaaagtattatatatatataaatataaataattgaagggCTTTAGATAAGGtataaaaataagtatttaAATGAGAGGATGGGACAATAATTGtgatcaataaattaaaacttagGTCTTTTTATAATATGTCAATATCAAAAGTCTTTGATTCCTTGATGAGAACAAAacccattatatatatatatatatatatatatatatgttcattTGATGCTACCTACCACATGGAATgcatttcatatttaaattaatgttgaaattaatttttaaacttatattaaatgtttcattttaattaaggtgatttaaaatggttttatttataaataaattgttattcttattttatgcatttataccaaatttaaaagaatttaaataatttttcaaaatgtgtttattatagttttaattttaattttaaaattttttttaccctctTGGTATATATCTAAACTTTActcaaattcatttattttgtatagttttaaagtttatattaaaataaaaaatagaaatttttaggtaaaaataatatttatgaatttatttatttattatttaaataaatgggtaaaagaaagaatttgtattattaaaacataaaGTCGCCAAGATGGACGGCTCAAAATCATTGATTTAGTTTGACATTTGGAAgcccattaaaattttaatccataattattggaatttattatttttattttatttcattttattttaatgtgaGTTTTGGCTGagatttttgttaattaattggTAACAGCAATTCCTTTAAATACTAAACCTTCATTGTTCCCAAAGCCCCACCAGATTCAAAATAATGGGACGTGAAACGGCGTCGCATAAGGCAAAGCCGAAGCACAGAAAGGGCTTATGGTCGCCGGAGGAAGACCAGAGGCTCAGAAACTTCATCCTCAACCATGGCCATGCCTGTTGGAGCTCTGTTCCTCTCAAGGCCGGTgagtctatttttttttttaattattattatttttttgtaattaaattttaaaatttatatattacaaTAGGACTGGAAAGAAATGGGAAGAGCTGTCGATTGAGATGGATCAATTACCTAAGGCCGGGTCTTAAAAGAGGGACCTTTTCCCAGCAAGAACAGGACACGATTATTTCCCTTCATCATATGCTCGGAAACAagtaagaaaattaatgaactGGGTTGTCGACGTCGGTCGTTGAGATGATAATTGATGtcttatttttgtgttttcgaTATCAGATGGTCTCAGATAGCACAACATTTACCGGGAAGAACGGACAACGAAGTGAAAAACTTGTGGCATTCTTACCTGAAGAAGAGAGTGGAAAAACAGGGCTGTTCAGCTCATTCCACAGCTTCAACTACCTCGGACTCAGCAGATTCTTCAATAACAGCTCAGTCCATGGACTCTCCCAAGCCTAAGCTGTTGTTCGCCGAGTGGCTCGCCGGCGCCGGAATTGGGTTTGGTCAGAGCTTCAGCTCCGTCCATGAGGGCACCGGTGATTTAAATGGAACCCATTTGGAGGGTGGGGGCTTGGGATCGGAGATTCAGAATAATGGGTTCATGATGGATTCTCATATGAAGTTTGAGGATCAGATTTGTAATGGGAATTATGATTGTGTTGATCAACTTCTTCACTTTGGGAATGGTTTTATGTAAATATTTGAGCTTCGACATATTTTAATCCAAGTAAATATTGGTTTAACCCTTTTTCGATCCATCGGGTTCGTTACTCAAGAGTCtgactttttaaaatcttcgaCCGGTTCATTACTCAAGAGTCAACCTTGTCAGTCGATAGATATGATTATAATAGAGCTAGCATAAAACTACTAACCgtttatcatttatttatttttcatttatgctttttaagaaaatgtatatatatatatgatatcatgtaattaataaaaaaaattggtaagattttttaaaaatatgttattgAAATTAGTGTGTTTATTATTGAATAGAAAGTAAAAATGGTAATATTTGTATAAATTGGCATATATGTTATTTTAggtaatattaattattatcctatcaaaatgtatttaaaccctaattatAAAACTTATAACACAGTTCACAACAAACCCAAAGCCATGTTTTTTAAAGTACTTTTTGGTACTATCTGTAGCTTCACCAATAGTTTTCACCTCTTTTTTTGGTACTCTTTTTGTAACGATGAGCGTTACATCAGTCAATTACAGCTAAGTTATGCTCGTTTTGGTAATCTCTCCAGGAATTTAATGGTGGCTACAATGGCAATGGAATTTTGGTAATCAACTTATTGTAAGATGtttattgaacaaaaatagAGAATAAATCAAGTCTTTACCACACCtataatatcatcatcatcatcctacATATAACTCGATTTGATTTATCTGTGAAACGAGATTACTGAAACACGAGTACACGTACATTGTTCTCTTCTCGTATATCGGTTGGTACGGGGCATCTGTGGTATGCAAAATCTTATTCAACATTGGCAGCAGCAGGGGTTTCTTCAGCTTTATTAGCTCGAGATTCCGAGGGGCGTTCTTCTTCAGCAGGTTTGCTAACTTCAGCATCGCCGCCTTCGGCAACTGGCTTCTTGACTGTCCCAACTTTGACGTATTTGCTCATGAATTTGTATTCCCAGTCCTGCAAGGCATCGAGTTCGAACGGACCAAGACCAGAGATATCCCCAGTCAGATCTTTCTCTTCAAAAGACATTTTTGCAAGAGCTCTGCTTGCATCCTTTCCAGCAAAAAGGGCATAGGGTCCCCCAGGTCCATAGAACatcctaaaagaaaaaatgggttAGAAGATAAATTGAAACAATGAAACAGAATGATTGAGAGAAATACAGAAAATGAAAGCGAACTATACAAATGCAGTACTCCAAGACGCTGCAACGAATCGGATAATCACTTCTACAGCCTCGGCGTAGTAAATCGTAcataagaagaaagaaaccaCCATGGAAACAGATAGCCACCGAATATCCATGAAACAAGGGCCTGTTTTTATTAAGCTTTTGGAAAAGCAACTTTCTGCTTTTTAGCACATTGTGTTCTGTTTAACTTATTCTCTCTTTGAAATCATGAGCATGTATAAACATTCCCCAACAAATGAAAGGAGAATTGGCCTCTGGCCCTTTACAAACACACCCAGAATTGCCCTTAAACTGTAATTGAATGGCAAAAGCAACAGTcgaaaacaaatattttcaaagCTAGATACATAGAAGATTACAGCTATAAGAAGGAAAACAGAAACAGCAAAGTTCAAATTCAGAAGAAGAACATGTTCAAACTCATCAATCtactaggagaggttttctGCACCACCATAATAGTGATAGAAAGTTTGGATTGAAGAacagaaacaacaaaaataagaagTTTCCTAGTTGGTTTTCAGAACTATGATCTGACAAGCATAGAACACTATAAAAGATAAAGAGCCTAAGCAGTTCAGTACGAGAATTCACAAAATCTATCGAAACCAAATCGACCACCAAGAAAGAAGCACAAAGTGTACAAAAACTATCAATATTCTTATTTCACAGTAATTTGCATCAAATGGACAATGGAGAACagcaaggaaaagaaaacgaatTGGAAATAGCCTAAAAATCTTCGATAGCGGTTCAATACAGCAGGATCAAATTGCAGAAAACAGTAGAAATTTGTACGAAAGTATAGCTGTATTGGGAAAAACCAAAGCATCAGACTAATTAAACCTAAAACCTGCTGACCTACAACTCATTCCACATACCATCACAGAATTCAACAAACACGTTGACTCAAGAACAAACTGAAACCGAATCAAAACTAATCACGATTATCCAAACACTAATTACtcaaaacagagaaaaaaaatttgaaaaaaatttgaaaaaaaaaaaacctcaacAGACCTGCTCTGAGAAACATCATAGATCTGACCCTTGATAGCCATAAGCAGAGGCTTCTCAGAATCGGAGCCATCGTATTGCTTCAACTCCTCCTCGGAAATCTCACCGAGTTGGACAGGCGGAGGGAGAGGCTGGAGCTGCTCCCCCAAGTCCCTAGTGTGGGTTCTGTTGTCGGAGGGAGCGAAGAAACTGGAAATGAGATAGTAAAAGGCAAGGCCAAGAGCGACGGCAGTGAAGAAGGTCGACGGAGATAGGCCTGTGTATGCTACGATTGCCTCCTTCAACGTCTCCCAGACTTGCAGAGCCATGGCGGAGAGATAGAGGAGAACGAGAGAGAGTGAGGAGGATGAGAGAGGAAAAGGGAAGCCGCTTTAATCCAAGTGATTAATCATTCTCCCTGCATCTTAATTAGTAATTAGTtacttataattatataatttaaactcattaGTAATTgtaattatatcaattaaatttatttatcattaacTCAcagttaaatattcaaaagatACCTCCTATTTAAGACAAAAATACTTGTTTGAAATTCGAGTCACTCCATAATAAGATTGGCCAGCTTCGGTGGAAACTACCAAGCTGGAGTACAGTAAAAGTAGAGGGAATTTCTGGTGGAGCGGTGAAATGCGTAGAAATCGGAAAGAACACCAACGACGAAAGCACTCTGCTGGGCCGACACTGACACTGAGAGACGAAAGCTAGGGGAGCGAATGGGATTAGATACCCCAGTAGTCCTAGCCGTAAACGATGGATACTAGGCGCTGTGCGTATCGACCCGTGNACCCAGTAGTCCTAGCCATAAACGATGGATACTAGGCGCTGTGCGTATCGACCCGTTGCGTTAAATATCCTGCCTAGGGAGTAAAGGATTATAAACTACATATAACTGcaaacaaacttaaatttataatttagatctctttactaaattataattttagtatatttagtctattgaaaaaaaaaaaaaatcaatttttaaaattttaaagttttttttttttttttaaacaaaaatctgacatttatattatgaatggaaatttagattttttttaattagaattattaaatataaaatttagagttaaaaagaaattattaaatacgAAATTGAAAGTTGAAGTAATTTAAGGATAAAGTGTAAGCTTAGAGATTGAAGAGACGCGAGATGTTGTGTAGTGATTGAAAATTGGGTAAGGTCGAGTCAGGATGATCGAGAAATTTCATAGAGAGCAAATGCAAATTCTTCATTCCTTCTTCTCCTGAACCAATTCCTACTCGGCCTGCGCAAAAATTAGAATCCACATACCCTTTCTAATTCCTGCGATCGAGCAAGTTTTCGCTGTGCATAATCGTTGAGGGCGCTGTCATGTTTTTTGAGATACTCTGTGGTTTCATAGCGTTTAGATTGCTCAGACGA carries:
- the LOC111794541 gene encoding remorin-like — protein: MADASNNPESAAPPSNPPPQPAEEEAPKDVAEEKAVIPPPPPPVEDKPDDSKALVLVEKVSEPDEPKSTEGSVNRDAVLAKVATEKRLSLIKAWEESEKSKAENKAHKKLSSVVAWENSRKASVEAELKKIEESLEKKKAEYVEKMKNRIALLHKSAEEKRAVIEAMRGEDLLKAEETAAKYRATGTAPKKLFGCF
- the LOC111796117 gene encoding transcription factor LAF1-like, with the translated sequence MGRETASHKAKPKHRKGLWSPEEDQRLRNFILNHGHACWSSVPLKAGLERNGKSCRLRWINYLRPGLKRGTFSQQEQDTIISLHHMLGNKWSQIAQHLPGRTDNEVKNLWHSYLKKRVEKQGCSAHSTASTTSDSADSSITAQSMDSPKPKLLFAEWLAGAGIGFGQSFSSVHEGTGDLNGTHLEGGGLGSEIQNNGFMMDSHMKFEDQICNGNYDCVDQLLHFGNGFM
- the LOC111796116 gene encoding membrane steroid-binding protein 2-like; protein product: MALQVWETLKEAIVAYTGLSPSTFFTAVALGLAFYYLISSFFAPSDNRTHTRDLGEQLQPLPPPVQLGEISEEELKQYDGSDSEKPLLMAIKGQIYDVSQSRMFYGPGGPYALFAGKDASRALAKMSFEEKDLTGDISGLGPFELDALQDWEYKFMSKYVKVGTVKKPVAEGGDAEVSKPAEEERPSESRANKAEETPAAANVE